Proteins from a single region of Nakamurella deserti:
- a CDS encoding iron-containing alcohol dehydrogenase, translated as MTVQNPLARRRQAAADLAAGTRGLPADDPVVAAQRVVAVADPEGALPRCGMRSVRIGSFDWSAVTDAVTEMLGEDAATGSGESRPVVGLLMDRTPIRRHAVPIKPVIRRTLAERFDVREIVLDDGHPELHASEPVLDQARERAQGVDAVVSIGGGTITDIGKVASAAVGVPLVVVQTAASVDGFTDDVSVLLRNGVKRTTPSRWPDIVLADVDTVHGAPRAMNVAGFGELTSMFTAPADWLLASLVGTDTSFHPAPIEVLAEAGRDVAVWSGELGESPDATGRLARALAVRGIATGISGGTACLSGVEHLVSHMLDMSNGAAHRPIGLHGEQVGAAGVVGASAWQLLFDRLQTADRAALEGLAERLRSAPLSASRDTVLAAFADVDPTGAIGAECWSDYGRKAAALDGLRDNLAALITDWPAAAARLRPLIWTPDALATALTAAGATARLTDVRSVVDADHATWAVTNCAYMRNRFTVVDLLIALGWWEPADVAAVLAAADRTVAAAQASDREVSGAAR; from the coding sequence GTGACCGTCCAGAACCCTCTCGCCCGTCGCCGGCAGGCGGCCGCCGACCTCGCGGCCGGTACCCGCGGGTTGCCGGCCGACGACCCGGTGGTGGCCGCCCAGCGCGTCGTCGCCGTCGCCGACCCCGAGGGCGCGCTCCCCCGCTGCGGGATGCGTTCGGTGCGCATCGGCTCGTTCGACTGGTCCGCGGTCACCGACGCCGTCACCGAGATGCTCGGCGAGGACGCCGCAACGGGATCGGGTGAGTCGCGTCCGGTCGTCGGCCTGCTGATGGACCGCACCCCGATCCGGCGGCACGCGGTGCCGATCAAGCCGGTCATCCGCCGCACCCTCGCGGAGCGCTTCGACGTCCGCGAGATCGTGCTGGACGACGGGCATCCGGAACTGCACGCCTCGGAACCGGTGCTCGACCAGGCCCGGGAGCGGGCGCAGGGCGTGGACGCGGTGGTGTCCATCGGCGGTGGCACGATCACCGACATCGGCAAGGTCGCCTCGGCCGCGGTGGGAGTGCCGCTGGTCGTCGTGCAGACCGCGGCCTCGGTCGACGGGTTCACCGACGACGTCTCCGTGTTGCTGCGCAACGGGGTCAAGCGCACCACTCCGTCCCGCTGGCCCGACATCGTGCTGGCCGACGTCGACACCGTGCACGGCGCGCCGCGGGCGATGAACGTCGCCGGCTTCGGTGAGCTCACCTCCATGTTCACCGCGCCCGCCGACTGGCTGCTGGCGTCCCTCGTCGGCACCGACACCTCGTTCCACCCGGCGCCCATCGAGGTGCTCGCCGAAGCCGGCCGCGACGTCGCTGTCTGGTCCGGTGAACTCGGTGAGAGCCCGGACGCCACGGGCCGTCTCGCCCGTGCGCTGGCCGTCCGCGGGATCGCCACCGGCATCTCCGGCGGCACCGCGTGCCTGTCCGGGGTGGAGCACCTGGTCAGTCACATGCTCGACATGTCCAACGGCGCCGCGCACCGGCCCATCGGGCTGCACGGCGAGCAGGTGGGTGCCGCCGGCGTCGTCGGGGCCTCGGCGTGGCAGCTGCTGTTCGACCGGTTGCAGACCGCCGACCGCGCTGCCCTCGAAGGCCTGGCCGAGCGGCTGCGGTCGGCGCCGCTCAGCGCTTCCCGCGACACCGTCCTCGCCGCGTTCGCAGACGTGGACCCGACCGGGGCGATCGGCGCCGAGTGCTGGTCGGACTACGGTCGCAAGGCCGCGGCGCTGGACGGCCTGCGGGACAACCTGGCCGCACTGATCACCGACTGGCCGGCCGCCGCCGCCCGGTTGCGGCCGCTGATCTGGACGCCGGACGCACTGGCCACGGCCCTCACCGCGGCCGGCGCCACCGCGCGGCTCACCGACGTCCGGTCGGTGGTCGACGCCGACCACGCGACCTGGGCGGTGACCAACTGCGCGTACATGCGCAACCGGTTCACCGTCGTCGACCTGTTGATCGCCCTCGGCTGGTGGGAGCCCGCCGATGTGGCCGCGGTGCTCGCGGCCGCCGACCGCACGGTGGCCGCGGCGCAGGCGTCGGACCGGGAGGTGTCCGGTGCCGCGCGGTGA
- a CDS encoding xylulokinase, with translation MPRGDLVIGVDCSTTAAKAVVWNAHGVALSEARSGFELAHPRPTWAEQNPEDWWTATRIAIRRAVQTVDRERIAAICITHQRETFACLDRTGQPLRPAMIWADTRATEEVQKYGTPEVHTVTGKPPNPTPAWYKLLWLAAHEPETLSHTASVVDVGGFLVNRLTGEFRTSWASADPLGVVDLRTFDYAEDLLTAAGLHRDQFADLAAPGDVVGAVTEAAARETGLPPGLPVVAGVGDGQSAQLGCGITAPGTAYLNLGTGIVSGTFSRTYASDVRFRTLAAGLPGGYTLETFIGGGTYNIRWFVEKFAGVNTQMLGLDLSPEQVLEAAAEMLPPGSEGLVALPYWTGALTPYWDHHARGALIGLTGVHGKSHVYRAILESLAFEQRFLTTGAEDALGEQVSRIVALGGGSRSRIWCQILADVMQRRVEVVKEPESTCLGSGVLAAAAVGIHPSIEQAAHEMTGTARVFEPGDTDVAAYDRLYAVYTTIYPALRELFGAMAEAR, from the coding sequence GTGCCGCGCGGTGACCTGGTGATCGGGGTGGACTGCTCCACCACCGCCGCCAAGGCCGTGGTCTGGAACGCCCACGGAGTGGCCCTGTCCGAGGCGCGATCAGGCTTCGAGCTGGCCCACCCGCGGCCGACCTGGGCCGAACAGAACCCCGAGGACTGGTGGACGGCCACCCGGATCGCCATCCGGCGGGCCGTGCAGACCGTCGACCGGGAGCGGATCGCCGCCATCTGCATCACCCATCAACGCGAGACCTTCGCCTGCCTGGACCGCACCGGCCAGCCGTTGCGGCCGGCGATGATCTGGGCCGACACCCGCGCCACCGAAGAGGTGCAGAAGTACGGCACCCCGGAGGTGCACACGGTCACCGGCAAGCCGCCGAACCCCACGCCGGCCTGGTACAAGCTGCTCTGGCTGGCCGCCCACGAGCCCGAGACCCTGTCCCACACCGCCAGTGTGGTCGACGTCGGGGGCTTCCTGGTGAACCGGCTGACCGGGGAGTTCCGGACCAGCTGGGCCAGCGCCGACCCGCTCGGCGTGGTCGACCTGCGCACCTTCGACTACGCCGAGGACCTGCTCACCGCCGCCGGTCTGCACCGGGACCAGTTCGCCGACCTGGCCGCCCCCGGCGACGTCGTCGGGGCCGTGACCGAGGCGGCCGCCCGCGAGACCGGGTTGCCGCCCGGACTGCCCGTGGTCGCCGGGGTCGGCGACGGCCAGTCGGCCCAGCTCGGCTGCGGCATCACCGCGCCCGGGACCGCCTACCTCAACCTGGGCACCGGCATCGTGTCGGGCACCTTCAGCCGCACCTACGCCAGCGACGTGCGCTTCCGGACGCTGGCCGCGGGTCTCCCCGGTGGCTACACACTGGAGACCTTCATCGGCGGCGGGACCTACAACATCCGCTGGTTCGTCGAGAAGTTCGCCGGGGTGAACACCCAGATGCTCGGCCTGGACCTGTCGCCGGAACAGGTCCTGGAGGCCGCGGCGGAGATGCTGCCGCCCGGCAGTGAGGGTCTGGTCGCACTGCCGTACTGGACGGGCGCGCTGACCCCCTACTGGGACCACCACGCCCGCGGCGCCCTGATCGGGCTGACCGGGGTGCACGGCAAGAGCCACGTCTACCGCGCGATCCTGGAGAGCCTGGCGTTCGAGCAGCGGTTCCTGACCACCGGCGCCGAAGATGCGCTGGGTGAACAAGTCTCGCGGATCGTGGCGCTCGGCGGCGGTTCCCGGAGCCGCATCTGGTGCCAGATCCTGGCCGACGTGATGCAACGCCGGGTCGAGGTCGTGAAGGAGCCGGAGAGCACCTGCCTGGGCTCCGGCGTGCTCGCCGCGGCGGCGGTCGGAATCCACCCGTCGATCGAGCAGGCCGCGCACGAGATGACCGGGACCGCACGGGTCTTCGAGCCCGGGGACACCGACGTCGCCGCCTACGACCGGCTGTACGCGGTCTACACGACCATCTACCCCGCCCTGCGGGAACTGTTCGGCGCGATGGCGGAGGCCCGGTGA
- a CDS encoding helix-turn-helix domain-containing protein: MPIVVRIDLELAKRKMSVGEFAERVGLTPANVAVLKNGRAKAVRFSTLEAMCRVLDCQPGDLLEWVDD, encoded by the coding sequence ATGCCGATCGTGGTGCGGATCGACCTGGAGTTGGCCAAGCGCAAGATGAGCGTGGGGGAGTTCGCGGAGCGGGTCGGGTTGACGCCGGCCAACGTGGCCGTGTTGAAGAACGGGCGGGCCAAGGCGGTGCGGTTCAGCACCTTGGAGGCCATGTGCCGGGTCCTGGACTGCCAACCGGGCGATCTGCTCGAGTGGGTCGACGACTGA
- a CDS encoding Atu2307/SP_0267 family LLM class monooxygenase, translated as MYVGVDSFVSTVTDPATGRVVGPEERIEHLLEEIALADTSGLYSFGIGEHHREEYYDSAPPVILGAAAARTSRIRLGSAVTVLSAADPVRVFQQFATLDLIAKGRIDLVVGRGSFTEAFPLFGLELRDYDTLFAEKLDLLLKIRDETHVTWSGRHRPALTGQGVYPRPAQDPLPIWVGVGGTPESFVRAGLLGLPLMVAIIGGEPRQFAPLVDLYRRAGAEAGHAPERLQVGLHVFGYVGESVREASDTIYPGWHEMFTKVSRERGFRAPTRAQFDATSGPDGAFFMGDPDTVATKLRRVADQLGGVDRVSIQMTNPRLAHADLLRGIELLGTEVAPQVAGV; from the coding sequence ATGTACGTCGGCGTCGACAGCTTCGTCTCGACCGTGACCGACCCGGCCACCGGCAGGGTCGTCGGACCGGAGGAGCGCATCGAACACCTGCTCGAGGAGATCGCACTGGCCGACACGTCCGGCCTGTACTCGTTCGGCATCGGCGAGCACCACCGCGAGGAGTACTACGACTCCGCCCCGCCGGTGATCCTGGGCGCGGCGGCGGCCCGGACGTCGCGCATCCGCCTCGGCAGCGCCGTCACGGTCCTCAGTGCCGCCGACCCGGTGCGGGTCTTCCAGCAGTTCGCCACCCTCGACCTCATCGCCAAGGGCCGCATCGACCTCGTCGTCGGACGCGGCTCGTTCACCGAGGCGTTCCCGCTCTTCGGTCTCGAGCTGCGCGACTACGACACGCTGTTCGCCGAGAAGCTCGACCTGCTGCTGAAGATCCGCGACGAGACCCACGTGACCTGGTCCGGCCGGCACCGGCCGGCACTGACCGGGCAGGGGGTCTACCCGCGCCCCGCACAGGATCCGCTGCCCATCTGGGTCGGCGTCGGCGGCACGCCCGAGTCCTTCGTCCGGGCCGGCCTGCTCGGGCTGCCGCTGATGGTGGCGATCATCGGGGGTGAGCCCCGGCAGTTCGCCCCCCTGGTCGACCTGTACCGGCGGGCCGGCGCCGAGGCCGGTCACGCCCCGGAGCGGTTGCAGGTCGGGCTGCACGTGTTCGGCTACGTCGGGGAGAGCGTCCGCGAGGCGTCGGACACCATCTACCCGGGCTGGCACGAGATGTTCACGAAGGTGTCGCGGGAGCGCGGGTTCCGCGCCCCCACGCGGGCCCAGTTCGACGCGACCAGCGGCCCGGACGGGGCCTTCTTCATGGGGGACCCGGACACCGTCGCGACCAAGCTGCGCCGGGTGGCCGACCAGCTCGGTGGTGTCGACCGGGTCTCCATCCAGATGACCAACCCGCGGCTGGCCCACGCCGACCTGTTGCGCGGCATCGAGTTGCTCGGTACCGAGGTCGCCCCGCAGGTCGCGGGCGTCTGA
- a CDS encoding nuclear transport factor 2 family protein translates to MAASPEEIAAAFSSHRFTDAFPYLADAVRWVLVGGPVLEGRSAVMQACASTTAELATVTTEVGRFLLIAGDRGVAVDVLADFTAPDGSTSRVSSCDLYVFDHGLISEIMSYTVELPSDDRTRGTPGRPSRRRTVVESAVDEQPPDRSEQPLGAAGHRRQPGDPGRSSPAGAASESVSAWAFHRVSMTARGSPSTSATGSPRCSAHSCTRVCRVRSAVRRVEGGTVAQRGEPPPVVPADRPLETVAHDLVDPVEAGQRDHARTAPVRVASPWVPSAGRGPLLTEASCRTAVTGAHPASHRPVGGWSHPPDAVREDFTVHVVTLPANCPPDRFYRGGRRITDFRGVAPGGDHEPEDWVASTTAVFGLTRPGRTTLPDGVDLDRAVHADPVGWLGDAHVHRFGADTRLLVKLLDAGQRLPVHAHPDGAFAGAHLGRPHGKAEAWFILTPGVVHLGLTAAVPPDQLRRLVDTQDIETMLGLLHRVPVTPGDVVYVPPGVLHAIGEGVFIVEVQEPEDLSILLDWRDFDLDGTRDGHLGLGFDLALQAVEHRARSTAELAELVRPAGFGPSVLPAASRPYFRLERAAVDGRFATDPGFAVLVTLAGSVGLTGGPELPAGTTAVAPHAAGPLVLTGEGEVLICRPPDAG, encoded by the coding sequence GTGGCGGCCTCACCCGAGGAGATCGCGGCCGCGTTCTCCAGCCACCGGTTCACCGACGCCTTCCCCTATCTGGCCGACGCGGTGCGCTGGGTACTCGTCGGTGGCCCCGTGCTCGAGGGCCGGTCCGCGGTGATGCAGGCGTGTGCGTCGACCACGGCGGAGCTCGCGACGGTCACCACCGAGGTCGGCCGGTTCCTCCTCATCGCCGGCGACCGCGGCGTGGCCGTCGACGTGCTCGCGGACTTCACCGCCCCTGACGGCTCGACGAGCCGGGTGTCCTCCTGTGATCTGTACGTCTTCGACCACGGGTTGATCAGCGAGATCATGTCCTACACCGTCGAGTTACCGTCTGACGACCGGACGCGCGGAACTCCGGGTCGGCCGTCCCGCCGCCGGACCGTCGTCGAGTCAGCCGTCGACGAGCAGCCCCCGGACCGGTCCGAGCAGCCGCTCGGCGCGGCGGGACACCGCCGGCAGCCGGGAGATCCGGGGCGGTCGTCGCCGGCGGGGGCCGCGTCGGAGTCCGTGTCGGCGTGGGCCTTCCACAGGGTGTCGATGACGGCGCGGGGATCCCCGTCGACCTCCGCGACCGGCAGTCCCAGGTGTTCGGCCCACAGCTGCACGCGGGTGTGCCGGGTCAGGTCCGCCGTCCGGCGGGTCGAAGGCGGCACCGTGGCCCAGCGCGGTGAGCCGCCGCCGGTGGTGCCGGCGGACCGCCCGCTCGAGACCGTCGCCCACGACCTCGTCGATCCGGTCGAGGCCGGGCAGCGAGATCACGCCCGCACCGCCCCGGTGCGGGTCGCATCCCCGTGGGTACCATCTGCGGGACGCGGACCACTGCTCACGGAGGCATCGTGCCGTACCGCCGTCACCGGTGCACACCCTGCCTCGCACCGGCCCGTCGGCGGGTGGTCCCACCCGCCGGATGCCGTCCGAGAGGACTTCACCGTGCACGTCGTCACCCTCCCCGCCAACTGTCCGCCGGACCGGTTCTACCGGGGCGGGCGACGGATCACCGACTTCCGCGGCGTCGCACCGGGAGGTGATCACGAACCGGAGGACTGGGTGGCGTCCACCACGGCCGTGTTCGGCCTGACCCGACCGGGTCGCACGACGCTGCCCGACGGCGTGGACCTCGACCGGGCGGTCCACGCGGACCCGGTCGGTTGGCTCGGCGACGCGCACGTGCACCGGTTCGGCGCCGACACCCGGCTGCTGGTCAAGCTCCTCGACGCCGGTCAGCGGCTGCCCGTGCACGCGCACCCCGACGGCGCGTTCGCCGGTGCGCACCTGGGGCGCCCGCACGGCAAGGCCGAGGCCTGGTTCATCCTCACCCCCGGTGTCGTGCACCTGGGGCTGACCGCCGCGGTGCCGCCCGACCAGCTCCGTCGGCTCGTCGACACCCAGGACATCGAGACGATGCTCGGTCTGCTCCACCGGGTGCCGGTGACGCCGGGCGACGTCGTGTACGTGCCCCCCGGGGTGCTGCACGCCATCGGGGAAGGGGTGTTCATCGTCGAGGTCCAGGAACCGGAGGATCTGTCGATCCTGTTGGACTGGCGGGACTTCGACCTCGACGGGACCCGGGACGGACACCTGGGTCTGGGCTTCGACCTGGCACTGCAGGCCGTCGAGCACCGTGCCCGCAGCACCGCCGAGCTGGCCGAGCTGGTGCGGCCGGCCGGCTTCGGCCCGTCCGTGCTGCCCGCGGCGTCCCGGCCGTACTTCCGTCTCGAGCGGGCCGCCGTCGACGGGCGGTTCGCCACCGACCCCGGGTTCGCGGTGCTGGTGACCCTCGCGGGATCGGTCGGGCTGACGGGGGGGCCGGAGCTGCCCGCCGGCACCACGGCGGTCGCCCCGCACGCCGCCGGCCCGCTCGTCCTCACGGGCGAGGGCGAGGTCCTGATCTGCCGGCCACCGGACGCCGGCTGA
- a CDS encoding HAD-IIA family hydrolase: protein MRTLLAAPDRTYDGYIFDLDGTVYLGKELLPGARELIEELRRRNARIVYLSNNPTRDPQMYLDKLAGLGIPARPEEILNTVVTMTAWLTEHAADRRIFVIGEEPLQRALRDAGLTLSEDAAEIDVIVASYDRRFDYRKLQIAFDALAVHKRAILVTTNPDVYCPFPNGAGEPDAGAIVAAIEACTGVRCQVNAGKPDRLMVETAMRRIGLRADQCVMVGDRLSTDIAMGIAAGMDSALVLTGETTLPMLAASAVRPTWVIERIDHLLPAGS, encoded by the coding sequence CTGCGGACGCTGCTCGCCGCACCCGACCGCACCTACGACGGGTACATCTTCGACCTCGACGGCACCGTGTACCTCGGCAAGGAACTGCTGCCGGGCGCCCGCGAGCTGATCGAGGAGCTGCGCCGGCGGAACGCACGGATCGTCTACCTGAGCAACAACCCGACCCGCGACCCGCAGATGTACCTCGACAAGCTCGCCGGGCTGGGCATCCCCGCCCGGCCGGAGGAGATCCTCAACACCGTCGTGACGATGACGGCCTGGCTCACCGAGCACGCGGCGGACCGCAGGATCTTCGTCATCGGGGAGGAACCGCTGCAGCGGGCGCTCCGTGACGCCGGGCTCACGTTGTCCGAGGACGCTGCCGAGATCGACGTCATCGTCGCCAGTTACGACCGGCGTTTCGACTACCGGAAGCTGCAGATCGCCTTCGACGCGCTGGCCGTGCACAAGCGGGCGATCCTGGTGACCACCAATCCGGACGTCTACTGCCCGTTCCCGAACGGCGCCGGAGAGCCCGACGCGGGGGCCATCGTCGCGGCCATCGAGGCCTGCACCGGGGTGCGCTGCCAGGTCAACGCGGGCAAGCCCGACCGGTTGATGGTGGAGACGGCGATGCGCCGGATCGGGCTGCGCGCCGACCAGTGCGTGATGGTGGGTGACCGGCTGAGCACCGACATCGCGATGGGGATCGCCGCCGGGATGGACTCCGCACTGGTCCTGACCGGCGAGACCACACTGCCCATGCTGGCCGCCTCCGCCGTCCGGCCCACCTGGGTGATCGAGCGTATCGACCACCTGCTGCCCGCCGGGAGCTGA
- the lepB gene encoding signal peptidase I — protein MSDTGEHGDATPAGQGGTAGPERAADPPAERPRSGRRRPFRVELPILLVLAFLATFVIQTFVVEVYYIPSRSMEQTLHGATSGGDRVLVNRIVYEFSDPKPGEVVVFRGPPSWAPEVAAAPGPSTWFATVARSLGSVVGVAPPDEKDFVKRVIATAGPTVACCDARGRVTVDGRSLDEPYLYEDWAFVTGTDDCTTAPRSQRCFGPVTVPADALWLMGDHRGASGDSALGCRGDQPVTGCRGPVPVDDVIGHAVLVVAPVSRWGVIGSPDLGSGG, from the coding sequence GTGAGCGACACGGGGGAACACGGGGACGCGACGCCGGCGGGGCAGGGCGGGACCGCAGGACCGGAGCGGGCCGCCGACCCGCCGGCGGAGCGGCCCCGGTCGGGGCGACGCCGCCCGTTCCGGGTGGAGCTGCCCATCCTGTTGGTGCTCGCCTTCCTGGCGACGTTCGTGATCCAGACCTTCGTGGTCGAGGTCTACTACATCCCGTCGCGCTCGATGGAGCAGACGTTGCACGGCGCCACGTCCGGCGGCGACCGCGTGCTGGTGAACAGGATCGTGTACGAGTTCTCCGATCCAAAGCCCGGTGAGGTCGTCGTCTTCCGCGGGCCGCCGAGCTGGGCGCCGGAGGTGGCGGCGGCCCCGGGTCCGTCCACCTGGTTCGCGACGGTGGCCCGGTCTCTCGGCTCGGTGGTCGGCGTCGCGCCGCCGGACGAGAAGGACTTCGTCAAGCGGGTGATCGCCACGGCCGGCCCGACCGTCGCCTGTTGCGACGCCCGCGGGCGGGTGACGGTGGACGGGCGGTCGCTCGACGAGCCGTACCTGTACGAGGACTGGGCCTTCGTGACCGGCACGGACGACTGCACCACGGCACCGAGGTCGCAGCGGTGTTTCGGGCCGGTGACCGTGCCCGCGGACGCCCTGTGGCTGATGGGTGACCACCGCGGTGCGTCCGGCGACTCCGCGCTGGGCTGCCGCGGTGACCAGCCGGTGACCGGGTGCCGGGGACCGGTCCCGGTCGACGACGTGATCGGTCACGCCGTTCTCGTCGTGGCGCCGGTGTCGCGCTGGGGTGTCATCGGCTCCCCCGACCTGGGGAGCGGCGGTTAA
- a CDS encoding class I SAM-dependent methyltransferase → MTTPAHDPFPAGFFDRADPSPDAVFYAPTRLVTHIDDGAIAAVAELYAELGLDGSAGPRRLLDLMSSWVSHLRSAPGELVVLGMNAAELDANPMATERIVQDLNDDPLLPLPDASVDGVLCCVSVDYLVRPVEVLAEAARVLRPGAPVVLTFSNRCFPSKAIRGWLETDDATHCAIVATYLRLAGGFTEPEASLRTPGGRHRGDPLYAVVARRLG, encoded by the coding sequence GTGACCACTCCCGCGCACGACCCGTTCCCCGCCGGCTTCTTCGACCGCGCCGACCCGTCACCGGACGCGGTGTTCTACGCCCCCACCCGGCTCGTCACGCACATCGACGACGGGGCAATCGCCGCCGTCGCCGAGCTCTACGCGGAGCTGGGACTGGACGGCAGCGCCGGGCCGCGGCGACTGCTCGACCTGATGTCGTCCTGGGTCTCCCACCTGCGGTCAGCTCCCGGTGAGCTCGTCGTGCTGGGGATGAACGCGGCCGAGCTCGACGCCAACCCGATGGCCACCGAGCGCATCGTCCAGGACCTCAACGACGACCCGCTGCTGCCGCTGCCGGACGCCTCGGTGGACGGCGTCCTGTGTTGCGTGTCCGTGGACTACCTGGTCCGGCCGGTCGAGGTCCTGGCCGAAGCGGCGCGGGTGTTGCGGCCCGGGGCGCCGGTCGTGCTCACCTTCTCCAACCGGTGCTTCCCGTCGAAGGCGATCCGGGGCTGGTTGGAGACCGACGACGCCACGCACTGCGCCATCGTGGCGACCTATCTACGACTGGCCGGGGGGTTCACCGAGCCCGAGGCGTCGTTGCGGACCCCGGGTGGCCGTCACCGGGGCGACCCGCTGTACGCCGTGGTGGCCCGCCGCCTCGGCTGA
- a CDS encoding DUF2975 domain-containing protein, whose amino-acid sequence MFTTRRAVALLKVFLAVLFAVLVLFQVMSLPGQFRSMAEQSPEDAWLRWPLTAITVFWVLCIQVVVVCVWKLLTRVRDDRIFTEESLVWVDVIVWAIGAGWIVLVGVLGLVGFNADDPGLPLLLFLLTVGVTVVGLLMLVMRALLRQATALRTDMEAVI is encoded by the coding sequence ATGTTCACGACGCGACGGGCCGTCGCCCTGCTCAAGGTGTTCCTCGCGGTGCTGTTCGCCGTCCTCGTGCTGTTCCAGGTCATGTCGCTCCCCGGTCAGTTCCGCTCGATGGCCGAGCAGTCGCCCGAGGACGCGTGGCTGCGCTGGCCGCTGACCGCGATCACCGTGTTCTGGGTGCTCTGCATCCAGGTGGTGGTGGTGTGCGTCTGGAAGCTGCTGACCCGGGTGCGTGACGACCGGATCTTCACCGAGGAGTCGCTGGTCTGGGTCGACGTGATCGTCTGGGCGATCGGAGCGGGCTGGATCGTGCTGGTGGGCGTCCTCGGGCTCGTCGGGTTCAACGCCGACGACCCCGGACTCCCGCTGCTGCTCTTCCTGCTCACCGTGGGAGTGACGGTGGTGGGTCTGCTGATGCTGGTGATGCGTGCGCTGCTGCGGCAGGCCACCGCCCTGCGGACCGACATGGAAGCGGTCATCTGA
- a CDS encoding alcohol dehydrogenase, translating into MTTTRVVQVAGPGGALEVVERELRGPGPGEVRVRVEACGVCHSDAFTIEGGMPGIEYPRVPGHEIAGRIDAVGDGVVPWEVGQRVGVGWFGGNCGHCDPCRRGDLISCVNGQVPGIAYDGGYADHVVVPQGALAAVPDDLDAVDAAPLLCAGVTTFNALRESGARAGDLVAILGVGGLGHLGVQFARRMGFETVAIARGTDKREQALQLGAHHYIDSTTTDVAAALQELGGAVTVLATVTAPDAMSAAVGGLRPRGRMVVVGASADPMQIPPFALIPGSTGVLGHASGTSKDSEDTLRFSALSDVRPLIETYPLAEAAAGYARMMSGDARFRVVLTTG; encoded by the coding sequence ATGACGACGACACGCGTGGTGCAGGTGGCGGGCCCCGGTGGGGCCCTCGAGGTGGTGGAGCGCGAGCTCCGGGGGCCCGGTCCGGGGGAGGTCCGGGTCCGGGTGGAGGCGTGCGGGGTGTGCCATTCCGACGCGTTCACGATCGAGGGGGGCATGCCGGGTATCGAGTACCCGCGGGTGCCCGGCCACGAGATCGCCGGCCGGATCGACGCGGTCGGCGACGGGGTGGTCCCGTGGGAGGTCGGGCAGCGGGTCGGCGTGGGCTGGTTCGGCGGCAACTGCGGACACTGCGATCCGTGCCGCCGGGGTGACCTGATCAGCTGCGTGAACGGCCAGGTCCCCGGGATCGCCTACGACGGCGGCTACGCCGACCACGTCGTGGTACCGCAGGGTGCACTCGCCGCCGTCCCGGACGACCTTGACGCCGTCGACGCCGCGCCGCTGCTGTGCGCCGGGGTGACCACGTTCAACGCCTTGCGCGAGAGTGGCGCCCGCGCGGGCGATCTCGTGGCCATCCTGGGGGTGGGCGGACTCGGCCACCTGGGCGTCCAGTTCGCCCGCCGGATGGGCTTCGAGACCGTCGCCATCGCCCGCGGGACGGACAAGCGCGAGCAGGCGCTGCAGCTGGGAGCCCACCACTACATCGATTCGACCACGACGGATGTGGCGGCGGCCCTCCAGGAACTCGGCGGCGCGGTCACCGTCCTGGCCACCGTGACCGCGCCCGACGCGATGAGTGCCGCCGTCGGCGGCCTGCGCCCGCGGGGCCGGATGGTCGTCGTCGGTGCGTCGGCGGACCCGATGCAGATCCCGCCGTTCGCGCTCATCCCCGGCAGCACCGGCGTCCTCGGACACGCCTCCGGCACGTCCAAGGACTCCGAGGACACGCTCCGCTTCAGTGCGCTGAGCGACGTCCGTCCCTTGATCGAGACGTACCCGTTGGCCGAGGCCGCCGCCGGCTACGCCCGGATGATGAGCGGCGACGCCCGTTTCCGGGTGGTGCTGACCACCGGCTGA